The Phyllobacterium zundukense genome contains the following window.
GGCCTCGATGGCTTCGACGTAACCCGGCTTGGTTTCCTTCGACAGAAGATTGGATACAACACCAACCGCACGGCTCGCATCGGTGACATAGATCGTCTGCCCCTTGTTGTAGCGCGGGTTGATCTTGACAGCTGTATGCACGCGGCTGGTCGTTGCGCCGCCGATCAGCAGCGGAATGTCGAAACCCTCGCGCTCCATCTCCGAGGCCACATGCACCATCTCGTCGAGCGACGGCGTTATCAGTCCGGAGAGCCCGATAATATCGACATTCTGTTCGCGGGCCGTCTGCAGGATCTTGGTTGCAGGCACCATGACGCCGAGATCGATGATCTCGTAATTGTTGCAAGCCAGGACCACGCCGACGATGTTCTTGCCGATATCGTGGACGTCGCCCTTGACCGTCGCCATCAGCACCTTGCCGGCGCTCTCACGTTCGCCTGTGCCGCCATTGGCAAGCTTCTCCGCCTCCATGTAGGGCAACAGCAGGGCCACAGCCTGTTTCATGACGCGGGCGGACTTCACCACCTGCGGCAGGAACATCTTGCCGGCGCCGAACAGATCACCGACGACGTTCATGCCTGCCATCAACGGGCCTTCGATGACGTGCAACGGGCGCTCGGCCTCCTTGCGCGCCTCTTCGGTGTCGACGTCGATGAATTCGGTGATGCCGTTGACCAATGCATGCTCGATGCGTTTGGCGACACTCCACTCGCGCCAGGCAAGATCGCGTTCGCGCGCTTCCTTGCCGGCGGAACCCTTGTAGCGCTCGGCAAGATCAAGCAACCGCTCCGTCGCATCATCACGGCGGTTGAGCACGACGTCTTCGCAGGCCTCACGCAGTTCAGGATCGATCGATTCATAGACAGCGAGCTGGCCCGCATTGACGATGCCCATGTCCATGCCGACCTGGATGGCATGATAGAGGAACACTGCATGCATCGCCTCGCGCACCGGTTCATTGCCGCGGAACGAGAAGGAGAGATTTGAGATGCCGCCGGAAATATGCACGTGCGGCAGGGTGTCGACGATCTGTTTCGTCGCTTCGATGAAGGCGACGCCATAACCATTGTGTTCCTCGATACCGGTAGCGACAGCAAAGACGTTTGGATCGAAGATGATATCTTCCGGAGGAAAACCCGCTTCCTTGGTCAGGAGTTCATAGGCACGTGTACAGATCGCGACTTTCCGCTCCAGAGTGTCGGCTTGGCCGTCCGTATCGAATGCCATAACAACGACTGCAGCACCATAGGCGCGAACTTTCTTGGCGTGATCGAGAAAGGCCTGTTCGCCTTCCTTCATTGAGATCGAGTTGACCAGTGGCTTGCCTTGCACGCACTTGAGGCCTGCCTCAATGACGTCCCACTTCGAGCTGTCGATCATCACCGGCACCCGGGCGATATCCGGCTCTGCCGCGATCAGGTTCAGGAATTCGACCATGGCCTTTTCGCTGTCGATCAGGCCCTCGTCCATGTTGATGTCGATGATCTGTGCGCCATTCGCTACCTGATCGCGCGCTACATCCAATGCCGTGGCGAAATCGCCCGAAGTGATGAGTTTGCGGAACTTCGCAGAGCCGGTGATGTTGGTGCGCTCGCCGACGTTGACGAAGGGAATATCCTTGGTCAGCGTGAAAGGTTCGAGGCCCGACAAGCGCATATGCGTTTCCGTCTCGGGGATCTCGCGCGGCTTGTATTTGCCGACTGCCTCGGCAATTGCCTTGATGTGCTCGGGTGTCGAACCGCAGCAGCCGCCGACGATATTGAGCAGGCCTTCGCTGGCGAAACCCTCAAGCTGCGCTGCCATCGCTTCCGGGCTCTCGTCGTATTGGCCGAATTCGTTGGGCAGGCCCGCATTGGGATAGGCGCAGACGAACGTATCCGCGACGCTGGAAATCTCGGCGAGATGCGCGCGCATGGCATTGGCGCCAAGGGCACAATTCAAACCGATGGTGAATGGCTTGGCGTGACGGACCGAATGCCAGAAAGCGGTCGGTGTCTGGCCGGAAAGCGTGCGACCGGAGAGATCGGTGATCGTGCCGGAGATCATCACCGGAAGCGTAATGCCCTTCTCTTCGAACACTTCGTTCGTGGCGAAGATTGCTGCCTTGGCGTTGAGCGTATCAAAGATGGTCTCTATGAGGATGATATCCGCGCCGCCATCGATGAGGCCGCGCACTTGGGTCCCATAGGCGGTGCGCAGGTCGTCGAAAGTGACAGCGCGATAGCCGGGATTGTTGACGTCAGGCGAAATCGATGCCGTGCGGTTTGTCGGGCCGAGCGCTCCGGCGACGAACCTGCGGCGGCCATCCTTCTGCTCGGCTTTCAACGCAGCACGGCGGGCAAGCCGCGCACCATCGCGGTTAAGCTCGTACACGACCTCTTCCATGCTGTAGTCAGCCTGGGCGATCGTAGTGGAGGAAAATGTGTTGGTCTCAAGGATATCGGCGCCCGCCATGGCATAGGCGTAGTGAATATCTTCGATGGCTTGCGGCTGCGTCAGGATCAGGAGATCATTGTTGCCTTGCAGGTGGCAGGAACAATCCGCAAAGCGATCACCACGAAAGTCATCTTCGTTAAGGCTAAGGCCTTGAATCTGCGTGCCCATGGCGCCGTCGAGGATCAGTATCCGTTCTTTCGCCGCCTTAGTCAAAGCTGCAAAAACTTCGGAGCCGTCGCG
Protein-coding sequences here:
- the metH gene encoding methionine synthase, with the translated sequence MNIAVDSLFGPMGSPRDGSEVFAALTKAAKERILILDGAMGTQIQGLSLNEDDFRGDRFADCSCHLQGNNDLLILTQPQAIEDIHYAYAMAGADILETNTFSSTTIAQADYSMEEVVYELNRDGARLARRAALKAEQKDGRRRFVAGALGPTNRTASISPDVNNPGYRAVTFDDLRTAYGTQVRGLIDGGADIILIETIFDTLNAKAAIFATNEVFEEKGITLPVMISGTITDLSGRTLSGQTPTAFWHSVRHAKPFTIGLNCALGANAMRAHLAEISSVADTFVCAYPNAGLPNEFGQYDESPEAMAAQLEGFASEGLLNIVGGCCGSTPEHIKAIAEAVGKYKPREIPETETHMRLSGLEPFTLTKDIPFVNVGERTNITGSAKFRKLITSGDFATALDVARDQVANGAQIIDINMDEGLIDSEKAMVEFLNLIAAEPDIARVPVMIDSSKWDVIEAGLKCVQGKPLVNSISMKEGEQAFLDHAKKVRAYGAAVVVMAFDTDGQADTLERKVAICTRAYELLTKEAGFPPEDIIFDPNVFAVATGIEEHNGYGVAFIEATKQIVDTLPHVHISGGISNLSFSFRGNEPVREAMHAVFLYHAIQVGMDMGIVNAGQLAVYESIDPELREACEDVVLNRRDDATERLLDLAERYKGSAGKEARERDLAWREWSVAKRIEHALVNGITEFIDVDTEEARKEAERPLHVIEGPLMAGMNVVGDLFGAGKMFLPQVVKSARVMKQAVALLLPYMEAEKLANGGTGERESAGKVLMATVKGDVHDIGKNIVGVVLACNNYEIIDLGVMVPATKILQTAREQNVDIIGLSGLITPSLDEMVHVASEMEREGFDIPLLIGGATTSRVHTAVKINPRYNKGQTIYVTDASRAVGVVSNLLSKETKPGYVEAIEAEYIKVADAHARNEADKQRLPLAKARANAHKIDWTSYKPTKPGFIGTRVFENYDLAGIARYIDWTPFFQTWELKGRYPAILEDEKQGEAARQLFDDAQAMLKKIIVEKWFNPKAVIGLWPAGATGDDIRVFADEERKDELATFYTLRQQLSKRDGRPNVALGDFVAPVDSGVQDYMGAFVVTAGIEEIAIAERFERANDDYSSILVKALADRFAEAFAELMHERVRKEFWGYAPDEDLAPEELIGEPYRGIRPAPGYPAQPDHTEKETLFRILDAETRIDVRLTESYAMWPGSSVSGIYIGHPESYYFGVAKVERDQVEDYANRKQMPVGEVERWLGPILNYVPGPRVQAAE